The following nucleotide sequence is from Coffea eugenioides isolate CCC68of chromosome 10, Ceug_1.0, whole genome shotgun sequence.
GGCTCGTTCGAACAAACGTGTATCTTAATAAACTGGTTAATGAGTACTCCTTTTGCTGTCACCTGCATGCCaaaaatgtgtgtgtgtgtgtttttttggattttgtgttGGGTTTAAACTTGGATGAGGAATCCAATGGGGTGCGTTTATGAGGTTTTGCTGTTGAAAGCTTCTGCCTGATAGGGGCTTTAATATCGCTTTGGTTGCTTTGAGGATAAGAAGAGCAATTCTTGCATAACAGATTTACAAAGTTCTTTTATTTTCCACTAAATTGCTAATTTCCAAATGTGTAGAAGTTAAATTTGGggattttaactttttataccCTGGATGCAGAATTTCTTTCGAAATGAGAATTTGTTGCCTGAGGGCGAGCTAGAATATTCCGCTGAGGGAGCTAGAATGAAGTTGCTAAACCTTATAGAGGGCATACCTGTTGGAAAATCCTGTTACTCTCTGCAACTCTGctcattttgttttcctttattGTGCAGAGAATAGGACTATATGCTGCACTTCACTGTATAAGGTCTTGTGTCTGGTGAGATAAGAGCCCTAATAGGACTAGATCTAATGACAAAAGTAAAATCTCGCACCATTTGGAGGATTTTTCTTAACAGGCTGTTGATGAGACCTGGGCttttgaatcatgacatcactgaaatatattttcttttcctaaatgGAAGTATGTCTAAATTAGGCTCACAAGTCTTGCTGAATAAACATATTGTTGGTTTTTCCAAGCTCATATGTCCACGCAACGCCCTATTTTGGAATTCCTAAAATGATACATTCTGATGTGTTGTGCTGATTCTTGATGAATAAAGTATCAAGTTGTTATTTTGCCTGTCATATGTTTAACTCCACCTGACCTGAATGGAATTATGACTTGTCTGGAAATTTAGGATTATAAATGTATTCAAAATTGCTTGATGTGTTGTTGTTTTCCTGATAGTCTCTCAGCTTTGGTGCTTGTTTATCAAGTTATCTGACACTTGGAAGAAAAATTCTTTCTATTTGCCTATCCAGGAAGTTTTGATATTTCTGTTATCAATTTTAACTGAATCTATTGCTGTTGTAAATCAGGCAGAGATAACTGTTTCCAAGTATCCAAATCGAATTCTTGTATATTGTGTGGAGGGTGCCCATCCCATGTTTTTCGATATTGATGGGCGTGGCACAGAAATATTGCCCACAGGTACTTATTATGGAACATCTGGCGCGTATTAAACTCTATCGTGTGCTTCTGTTCTTGAAGATGCTTAAACTAATTATGACcttcatttgtttttcttaattcaTGTTGGCATTACCCATAGATTTTTTTAAGTTGTTACCTTTAGGTTACATACGGTAATTAAATGTATGTTTTCAGTAGGAGACGAGAAAATCAGTATGTAGTGAACATTCCTTTATAGATCAAGTGTGGTTGTTCCCTGCTAGTGTTAATATATGTGGCAACAATTCATTTGACTCTCGTTCAACAAAGCTCACAGTTCAGGACAACACTTTCTCCTTATGTGAGGTGCAGTTGCCATTTCAGGATCAATACTATCTTTCGTTTAGTACATATGACTGATCTAGCAAATACTTATGTTTTGTGAACCTTATTTTCTCAATGAATTTGTTGGTGTTGTTTTACGTATTTCTTTGGGTGATTAGTCAATGTGGGGATGGAATATCACGTTTCCAAGAAAGATGGTATTCTACAATGCGTAAAAGGTCAGATGGGTTGGCTGTTTATTCTTTTCTAAACCACCACTAACGGGCATAACTTAAGATTTGGTCTGACAGAGAGTACAAATATTTTTGTGCTTgatttgttctttttttctttctcttttcattTTATGTCACCCCACCCATATCAGGTGGCAATTTCTCAGTTGTGCTTGATCTGTTTCTGCGTGCTTTAGGTtgaatttttttgcattttggcCCTTTACATCAAGCTAACGTTTTCTGTATATAACCTTGGCAGTTTATGCTCTTTGGAAGGTCCCGGAACTTTTGCCTGCATTTTGGCTGAAAGGGGGTGAAGTTTCTCAGTATGTACTTGGTGGGGCAGATTTGATGTTCCCTGGCGTTTACATACCTGCTGAAGGTCTTCCAAATTTTTTAGCCGGGGAGCCATGGGCAGTGAAAGTTCCTGGCAATCCTGCTCCAATAGCTGTAGGCTCTTCGAACTTTGGCTGTCTTGTCATTCAGATCAATTGAATTGTCTAGAAGTTTTGTGTTTTATTGACACGGATTCTATTTTAATTAGGTTGGATTGACCATGATGAGTGCCACTGAAGCTTCAAAAGCTGGTTTACGCGGAAAGGCCTTAAAAATTAGTCATTACTATGGAGACACACTTTGGTAAGACTTGGAACTTGACAGGATTTCTATTGATCAAGAATAAGGTACATAATTTCTCCTCTCATCTGCAGGGAATCAGTAGAAAATCCTTATGTTCCAAATGCTGGTTTTTTTGAAGATGTTGTCTTCGAGGATCCTGCTTTTGTATCGGCTTGTGAGGCTTCGGATTCATGTGAAGGTGATGTTTCAGTTGATGATGGAAATGCAGTCAACAATGAAGAAATTGGAGATGTGGTGGATGTTAAAGATGATCAGTCCGCTGGTGCTGCTTCTACAGCTCTAACTGATGTGGCAAATGAAATTACTGAGCAGTTAGTCTCGGGTCTGGGTGATTTGAAGATGAATGAAACTGATGCAACAGATGAATTGAATGCTGTGGACCAACATTCATTATCTATTGAGGATGTTGATGCATTATTGGACAAGTGCCTTTTGCAGGCCTTGCACACAACAGTCAAGGAGAATGACCTTCCCATGCCTGGTAGTTCTTTATGGTATGATAACCACATTCTTTAGATTTCTGGATGTTGAATACatgattattttattttccctctTGATTATAAAAGCCATCATATGCAGAAAAAAACTGTTCCTATATCTAATATGACATCATGTTTCTTGCTTTAAACTGTTATTTATTTATGTCATCATGTTGGTTTGGAAACAGTCCCTGTGCCTGAAGAGTGGACAAATgcaaattttttgataaatgCTACTGAACTTTGTCTGATAGTATGATGATGTAGGTTGTTTGACTTGAAGCTACATAGTTGGTTCCAGTATGGCATGTTGCCATGTTCGACTGGTTTTatgtaattttaattttttaggtTGTAAATCTCATACAGCAAGTCCATCTATGGAAAAACCTCTGTTCTTCATTAGGGATCCAAAGATCTTTAAGCTTCTTGTAGTTAAAATGAGTAATTTTAAGTGTTTGAAATTGTTTAAGCTTCTTGTAGTCAAATGAGTAATCTTTAATTGTTTGAAATTGTTCCCTGGATTTTTGAAAACTGCTAAGTTAGCTTTATGTGTACCAAATTGGGGAAGTCATAATGCCTTTTGCTCTCAGAGAAGTACTATGCTAACTTGGTTAACAAGTAGCCAGAAAAGGCTCAAGCATGCTTGTCAGTGATAAAATGTTATTATGGTTCATTTTTCCCCACCCATTCCAAGGCAGCAATTTCTCAGTACTTGTTTAGACATTGTTCTAATCGCTTCTGACTTTGAATTTACGGCTTTGTCTGTAATGGTTTTGCTGATTGTTTATTGTGGTATAGGTCAGGTCATGTGCTACCTTGCAGGCCTTCAGGTGTTACATTAGATATAAAGAAATCCTCTTACAAGAAATTGTCAAAGTGGCTACAAGCTAAAGCCTCTGCAGGACTTGTAAGTTTTGTCATTCTATGAACTTGTTCCCTCGGATTAACAATGTGCAGCTTGTTCCGTAATgttgtcaatttttaattgcCAATAGTGATGGTGGTTTTTGATGGTTACAGTATGATACTATATCAGAACAGTTTACTTAGAAAGGACTGAAGGCTTATCTACCTCCAACTTCTTATTTGTTTTACTGAAAATTTTAATTCCCTTTTTCTGAATATCTCTTATcaaggaaaagaaatacaatgaGGTTGAGAATCCCTCGAGCAAAATATGCTGGCTGTTATAAGCAACAACCTTCAGTACCTCTGAAAACCTGTAAGATGTGTTTGGAAACACTATTTGGCACTTCCCAAGCATAGAAAGGCATTTGGCTCTATACAAAAGGAACTTCAGTGGCATAAATTATATCTCAATGCAAAAATCCAGTATTCTGCTCCTTTAACTTAGAAAGTTGTAAAAATTAGCAAATTGCATGAAGTTTTCCTCTCTTACTGTTGCTAATGCCACAAAGTTTAATTTGCAAGTAAGCTGTCATGGTTCTTAGGGAAACTTATTACTAGGAGAAAGCTAGACAAATTTTTGCAAGGCTTCCTAAAGGACAGGTGATTATTTGTGTAATTACTAGACTTGCACATATAGCAGTCATCTGAATTGAAGCCTTTACAACGCACTATAATGAGGTCTGTGTTTGCTCTGCGGCTTACATGTAGTTGTTCTTGTTCATATGGAATAG
It contains:
- the LOC113749916 gene encoding eukaryotic translation initiation factor 2D, with product MFKKAAEVKSQQRLSGADRKKLRRTVAARFPNASDADIDSLLPPKAEITVSKYPNRILVYCVEGAHPMFFDIDGRGTEILPTVYALWKVPELLPAFWLKGGEVSQYVLGGADLMFPGVYIPAEGLPNFLAGEPWAVKVPGNPAPIAVGLTMMSATEASKAGLRGKALKISHYYGDTLWESVENPYVPNAGFFEDVVFEDPAFVSACEASDSCEGDVSVDDGNAVNNEEIGDVVDVKDDQSAGAASTALTDVANEITEQLVSGLGDLKMNETDATDELNAVDQHSLSIEDVDALLDKCLLQALHTTVKENDLPMPGSSLWSGHVLPCRPSGVTLDIKKSSYKKLSKWLQAKASAGLISVKEDKHKKEATLFSVNRSHPDYESFRPEKKKAVKGGQSTVTQGIHEGQAPKVFEVSEVYKPSVHVNPIFISVGVELGKFFSAPEASDIVFQYVEKQNLVKPTDRSMVTLDATLCDALYKGAIKKGSTYPTEIHKKDLGSTFISRMQAHHRVTRGSETVVRKGGLKPIQIMTERRQGNKKVTKLSGLESFLIDAEALSSELQKKFACSTTVAELPGKKGLEVLVQGGVIDDLAKHLIEQCRIPKRYIEVLDKTKK